Proteins co-encoded in one Streptomyces sp. JH34 genomic window:
- a CDS encoding M20/M25/M40 family metallo-hydrolase → MYATCRRAVAVVATTALATPLLLAASPDHGQAPPDPGRDAAEFSRQLVDRSSADDAHRHLERFQAMADAADGHRAAGSPGYDASAAYVQRLLRKAGYRVEQQAFDFVYTETLAEKLSVVSPTPREVSISAMTYTASTGEGGITAPLAAVPADDTTGCEAADYAPDGFTGRIALIKRGGCSFAQKQAAAAAAGATGAVIWNNTDGALSGTLGDAGSGKIPTGGVTQDEGKKLVADLAKGEVKVSLEIRESREERTTHNVVAETPGGAAARTVMLGAHLDSVTDGPGINDNGSGSAGLLEVALKLAQSGRTPVNKVRFAWWSAEENGLLGSEAYLAGLPAAQRERIALYLNFDMIASPNGAQFVLDGDDSDGEGEGPGPDGSDRLERDINAFLDGEGKPHTGTDFTGRSDYGPFIETGIPSGGTDTGAEGVKTAAQAETYGGKAGVAYDPCYHAACDDLGNIGMGHFDTNIDVIAHLAGTYAFDLGSLPRRAPTASAAGEPRGGGVPRRGHTHGVTE, encoded by the coding sequence GTGTACGCGACCTGTCGCAGAGCCGTGGCCGTCGTCGCCACCACCGCTCTGGCAACACCGCTCCTCCTCGCCGCGTCCCCGGACCACGGACAGGCGCCGCCCGACCCCGGCCGGGACGCCGCCGAGTTCTCACGGCAGCTGGTCGACCGCTCGTCCGCCGACGACGCCCACCGGCACCTGGAACGGTTCCAGGCCATGGCCGACGCGGCGGACGGCCACCGCGCGGCCGGCTCGCCCGGGTACGACGCCTCGGCCGCGTACGTCCAGCGGCTGCTCCGGAAGGCCGGTTACCGGGTCGAACAGCAGGCGTTCGACTTCGTCTACACCGAGACCCTCGCCGAGAAGCTCTCCGTGGTCTCCCCCACACCCCGCGAGGTCTCGATCAGCGCGATGACGTACACCGCCTCCACCGGGGAGGGCGGCATCACGGCGCCCCTCGCCGCCGTCCCCGCCGACGACACCACGGGCTGCGAGGCGGCCGACTACGCACCGGACGGCTTCACCGGCAGGATCGCCCTGATCAAGCGGGGCGGCTGCTCCTTCGCACAGAAACAGGCGGCGGCAGCGGCGGCGGGCGCGACCGGCGCGGTGATCTGGAACAACACCGACGGGGCCCTGTCCGGCACCCTGGGCGACGCCGGGTCGGGGAAGATCCCCACCGGCGGAGTCACCCAGGACGAAGGGAAGAAGCTCGTGGCGGACCTCGCGAAGGGCGAGGTGAAGGTCTCCCTGGAGATCCGCGAGTCCCGCGAGGAGCGCACCACCCACAACGTCGTCGCCGAGACACCCGGCGGGGCCGCCGCGAGGACGGTCATGCTCGGGGCGCACCTCGACTCCGTCACCGACGGTCCCGGCATCAACGACAACGGGTCCGGGTCCGCCGGTTTGCTCGAAGTCGCCCTGAAGCTGGCCCAGTCCGGCCGCACGCCCGTCAACAAGGTGCGGTTCGCCTGGTGGTCGGCGGAGGAGAACGGTCTGCTCGGCTCGGAGGCGTATCTCGCGGGGCTCCCGGCGGCACAGCGCGAGAGGATCGCGCTCTATCTCAACTTCGACATGATCGCCTCCCCGAACGGCGCGCAGTTCGTCCTCGACGGCGACGACTCGGACGGTGAGGGCGAAGGGCCGGGCCCCGACGGATCCGACCGGCTCGAGCGCGACATCAACGCCTTCCTCGACGGCGAGGGCAAGCCGCACACCGGCACGGACTTCACCGGGCGCTCCGACTACGGGCCGTTCATCGAGACGGGGATCCCGTCCGGCGGCACGGACACGGGCGCCGAGGGCGTCAAGACGGCAGCCCAGGCCGAGACGTACGGCGGAAAGGCCGGCGTCGCGTACGACCCCTGCTACCACGCGGCGTGCGACGACCTGGGCAACATCGGCATGGGGCACTTCGACACCAACATCGATGTGATCGCCCACCTGGCGGGCACCTACGCCTTCGACCTGGGCTCCTTGCCCCGCCGCGCCCCGACGGCGTCCGCCGCGGGCGAGCCCCGCGGCGGCGGCGTCCCTCGCAGGGGGCACACCCACGGCGTCACCGAGTAG
- a CDS encoding type II toxin-antitoxin system VapB family antitoxin, with translation MIFKRIGNGRPYPDHGRESTRQWADVAPRPVRLDQLVTTKGQLDLETLLAEDSTFYGDLFAHVVKWQGDLYLEDGLHRAVRAALQQRQVLHARVLEMG, from the coding sequence GTGATCTTCAAGCGCATCGGAAATGGTCGGCCATATCCCGACCACGGCCGGGAAAGCACCCGACAGTGGGCGGATGTCGCGCCGCGTCCGGTCCGCCTGGACCAGCTGGTGACCACCAAGGGCCAGCTCGACCTCGAGACCCTGCTCGCCGAGGACTCGACGTTCTACGGCGACCTGTTCGCGCACGTCGTGAAGTGGCAGGGCGACCTCTACCTCGAGGACGGGCTGCACCGTGCCGTGCGGGCCGCACTGCAGCAGCGCCAGGTGCTGCACGCACGCGTGCTCGAAATGGGCTGA
- a CDS encoding LytR C-terminal domain-containing protein: MGGKYRITGNTYPRMRRPRHRRKLALSATAAVVALGLAGWGTLQIVDVFTGGNKQANAADRPKACPSPSASAAAKVLPKPATIKVNIYNATPRSGLAKAAADELKKRGFAIGKVDNAPAAYDKKVPGTGMLLGGPAAMNGSFPVLATQLPGAAQKTDARRTADVDLIIGTKFKAFSTPAAAATALTALTKPAPAPSSC, from the coding sequence ATGGGCGGAAAGTACCGCATCACGGGTAACACGTATCCCCGCATGCGCCGGCCCCGCCATCGCCGCAAGCTGGCCCTCTCGGCGACCGCCGCCGTGGTGGCCCTCGGGCTGGCCGGCTGGGGCACACTCCAGATCGTCGACGTCTTCACCGGCGGCAACAAGCAGGCCAACGCGGCGGACCGCCCGAAGGCCTGCCCCTCCCCGAGCGCCTCGGCGGCCGCGAAGGTACTCCCGAAGCCGGCCACCATCAAGGTCAACATCTACAACGCGACGCCCCGCAGCGGGCTGGCCAAGGCCGCCGCCGACGAGCTGAAGAAGCGCGGCTTCGCGATCGGCAAGGTGGACAACGCCCCGGCCGCGTACGACAAGAAGGTGCCCGGCACCGGGATGCTGCTCGGCGGCCCGGCGGCCATGAACGGCTCCTTCCCGGTGCTCGCCACACAGCTGCCGGGGGCCGCGCAGAAGACGGACGCGCGCAGGACGGCGGACGTCGATCTGATCATCGGTACGAAGTTCAAGGCGTTCAGCACCCCCGCGGCGGCGGCGACGGCACTCACGGCCCTGACGAAGCCCGCCCCGGCACCGTCCTCCTGCTGA
- the upp gene encoding uracil phosphoribosyltransferase: MRIHVVDHPLVAHKLTTLRDKRTDSPTFRRLADELVTLLAYEATRDVRTEQVDIETPVTPTTGVKLSHPRPLVVPILRAGLGMLDGMVRLLPTAEVGFLGMIRNEETLQAETYATRMPEDLSGRQVYVLDPMLATGGTLVAAIRELIKRGADDVTAVVLLAAPEGVEVMERELEGTPVTVVTASVDERLNENGYIVPGLGDAGDRMYGTAD; encoded by the coding sequence ATGCGGATCCACGTCGTCGACCACCCGCTGGTGGCGCACAAACTCACCACACTGCGCGACAAGCGCACCGACTCCCCGACCTTCCGGCGGCTCGCCGACGAACTGGTCACCCTCCTCGCGTACGAGGCCACCAGGGATGTGCGGACCGAGCAGGTCGACATCGAGACCCCGGTGACGCCCACGACCGGTGTGAAGCTGTCGCATCCGCGCCCTCTGGTCGTCCCGATCCTGCGTGCCGGGCTCGGCATGCTGGACGGCATGGTGCGGCTGCTCCCGACCGCCGAGGTCGGCTTCCTGGGCATGATCCGCAACGAGGAGACGCTCCAGGCGGAGACGTACGCCACGCGGATGCCCGAGGACCTCTCCGGCCGTCAGGTCTACGTCCTGGACCCGATGCTGGCCACCGGCGGCACGCTCGTCGCGGCCATCCGCGAGCTGATCAAGCGTGGTGCGGACGACGTCACCGCGGTCGTGCTTCTCGCGGCGCCCGAGGGCGTCGAGGTCATGGAGCGCGAGCTGGAGGGCACGCCGGTCACGGTCGTCACCGCCTCGGTGGACGAGCGGCTCAACGAGAACGGCTACATCGTGCCGGGACTCGGCGACGCCGGTGACCGGATGTACGGCACCGCCGACTGA
- the tadA gene encoding tRNA adenosine(34) deaminase TadA, which yields MRRALDEAAQAASAGDVPVGAVVLGPDGALLATGHNEREASHDPTAHAEVLALRRASAALGSWRLTGCTLVVTLEPCTMCAGALVQSRVARVVYGARDEKAGAAGSLWDVVRDRRLNHRPEVVHGVLEDHCADLLTAFFRDR from the coding sequence ATGCGCCGAGCCCTGGACGAGGCCGCGCAGGCGGCGTCGGCCGGCGATGTGCCGGTCGGCGCCGTCGTGCTGGGCCCGGACGGTGCCCTCCTCGCCACCGGCCACAACGAGCGCGAGGCGTCCCACGACCCGACGGCCCACGCCGAGGTGCTCGCCCTGCGCCGGGCGTCCGCCGCCCTCGGCTCCTGGCGGCTGACCGGCTGCACCCTGGTCGTCACCCTGGAGCCCTGCACGATGTGCGCGGGCGCGCTCGTCCAGTCCCGGGTCGCCCGGGTGGTCTACGGGGCGCGGGACGAGAAGGCCGGGGCGGCGGGTTCGCTCTGGGACGTCGTACGCGACCGCAGGCTGAACCACCGGCCCGAGGTGGTCCACGGCGTCCTGGAGGACCACTGCGCGGACCTGCTGACGGCGTTCTTCCGAGACCGCTGA
- a CDS encoding TetR family transcriptional regulator, with protein sequence MHVVAKTTTSVPGLRERKKQATRRAIAEAAVRLAAEHGVENVTVEAISEAAGVSPRTFFNYFPSHDDAFVLVDDEVGERIRESVRRAPADRPPLDVVREALVTELDGFEGRQELWALQSKVLQRSPHLIHRGLKAHVAEERALAVAITDWLDATRPGTQEPADAGVFPRLLAAVCQTSLRVAIEHWCDHPGENVLADTFQEVFAQLAQGLPRPPA encoded by the coding sequence ATGCACGTTGTGGCGAAGACGACGACATCCGTACCCGGGCTGCGGGAGCGCAAGAAGCAGGCCACGCGCAGGGCGATCGCCGAGGCGGCCGTGAGGCTCGCCGCCGAGCACGGGGTCGAGAACGTCACCGTCGAGGCCATCAGCGAGGCCGCCGGCGTCTCACCCCGGACGTTCTTCAACTACTTCCCGAGCCATGACGACGCGTTCGTCCTGGTCGACGACGAGGTGGGCGAGCGGATCAGGGAGTCCGTGCGCCGCGCCCCCGCCGACCGGCCGCCGCTCGACGTCGTACGCGAGGCCCTCGTCACCGAACTCGACGGGTTCGAGGGCCGCCAGGAGCTCTGGGCCCTCCAGTCCAAGGTGCTCCAGCGGTCACCGCACCTCATCCACCGCGGTCTGAAGGCCCACGTGGCCGAGGAACGGGCGCTGGCCGTCGCCATCACCGACTGGCTCGACGCCACCCGCCCCGGCACCCAGGAGCCGGCCGACGCCGGCGTCTTCCCGCGCCTCCTCGCCGCCGTCTGCCAGACCTCCCTGCGGGTCGCCATCGAGCACTGGTGCGACCACCCCGGCGAGAACGTACTCGCGGACACCTTCCAGGAGGTCTTCGCGCAGCTGGCGCAGGGCCTGCCCCGGCCGCCGGCGTAG
- a CDS encoding MDR family MFS transporter — translation MSNRQILQAMSGLMAGMFVAILAGTVVANALPRIIADLGASQSSYTWVVTSELLAMTATVPLWGKLADLFNQKLLLQLSLGLFVVGSLVAGFSQDVVTLIISRVIQGVGAGGLTALAQIVMAAIIPPRRLGKYAGIFGAVFAVGTVAGPLIGGVLVDTSWLGWRWCFFIGVPFALAGIVLLQRTLKLPTVRRQVRIDWLGAFLIVAGVCALLIWTSLAGNSFAWASWQTAALVTTGVVFLVAAVFVESRAAEPVIPLDIFRNRTVSLTTLASFFVGIAMFAGTVFLSQYFQISLGKSPTVAGLMSLPLIGGLLVSSTVAGQIISATGKWKIYLIAGGVVMTAGLGLLSTIDADTHFGLLSVYMAFMGIGVGMLMQNLVLAAQNDVPAHELGAATSVLSFFRSLGGTIGTSVLGAILANRVASEMSKGLAENGIPATGGGGHGSAVPDMTKLPEPLKGIVEHAYGVATGDLFLIATPFAFLGLIAVLFIKEKPLKTTSGMERLAAEDAAVVTATTVPAPRDGAGPGSQDATPGTVGLTKD, via the coding sequence ATGTCCAACCGTCAGATACTGCAGGCCATGTCAGGCCTGATGGCGGGCATGTTCGTCGCCATCCTCGCGGGCACGGTCGTGGCCAACGCCCTGCCGAGGATCATCGCCGACCTCGGTGCGAGCCAGTCCTCGTACACCTGGGTCGTGACCTCCGAGCTGCTCGCGATGACGGCCACGGTGCCGCTCTGGGGCAAGCTCGCCGACCTGTTCAACCAGAAGCTGCTGCTCCAGCTCTCGCTCGGCCTGTTCGTGGTCGGCTCCCTCGTGGCCGGCTTCTCACAGGACGTCGTGACACTGATCATCAGCCGCGTCATCCAGGGCGTCGGCGCCGGTGGTCTGACGGCCCTGGCCCAGATCGTGATGGCCGCCATCATTCCGCCCCGCCGGCTCGGCAAGTACGCGGGCATCTTCGGTGCGGTGTTCGCCGTGGGCACGGTCGCCGGTCCGCTGATCGGCGGAGTCCTCGTGGACACCTCGTGGCTCGGCTGGCGCTGGTGCTTCTTCATCGGTGTGCCGTTCGCACTGGCCGGGATCGTGCTGCTCCAGCGCACCCTGAAGCTGCCGACCGTACGCCGTCAGGTCAGGATCGACTGGCTGGGCGCCTTCCTGATCGTGGCCGGCGTCTGCGCGCTCCTGATCTGGACGTCGCTCGCGGGCAACAGCTTCGCCTGGGCGTCCTGGCAGACGGCCGCACTGGTGACCACCGGAGTGGTGTTCCTGGTGGCGGCGGTCTTCGTCGAGTCCAGGGCAGCGGAGCCGGTCATCCCGCTGGACATCTTCCGCAACCGCACGGTGTCGCTCACGACCCTGGCGAGCTTCTTCGTCGGTATCGCGATGTTCGCCGGGACCGTGTTCCTGTCCCAGTACTTCCAGATCTCGCTGGGCAAGTCCCCGACCGTCGCGGGCCTCATGAGCCTTCCGCTGATCGGTGGTCTGCTGGTCTCCTCGACCGTCGCCGGACAGATCATCTCCGCCACGGGCAAGTGGAAGATCTACCTGATCGCGGGCGGCGTGGTCATGACGGCCGGCCTCGGCCTGCTCTCGACCATCGACGCGGACACGCACTTCGGCCTGCTCAGCGTCTACATGGCCTTCATGGGCATCGGCGTCGGCATGCTCATGCAGAACCTCGTGCTCGCCGCGCAGAACGACGTCCCGGCACACGAGCTGGGCGCCGCGACCTCGGTGCTGTCCTTCTTCCGCAGCCTCGGCGGCACCATCGGCACCAGCGTGCTCGGCGCGATCCTCGCCAACCGGGTGGCCAGCGAGATGAGCAAGGGCCTCGCGGAGAACGGGATCCCGGCGACCGGCGGCGGCGGACACGGCAGCGCCGTGCCCGACATGACCAAGCTGCCCGAGCCGTTGAAGGGCATCGTCGAGCACGCCTACGGCGTCGCGACCGGCGACCTCTTCCTCATCGCCACCCCGTTCGCCTTCCTGGGACTCATCGCGGTGCTCTTCATCAAGGAGAAGCCCCTCAAGACGACGAGCGGCATGGAGCGTCTGGCCGCCGAGGACGCCGCCGTGGTCACCGCCACGACCGTCCCGGCGCCCCGGGACGGTGCGGGCCCCGGCTCCCAGGACGCCACCCCCGGCACGGTCGGCCTGACGAAGGACTGA
- a CDS encoding Dabb family protein yields the protein MIRHLVLFKLNDGVERDDPRAVAGAEAFRELGGKIPELEFWECAWNITDRPIAYDFAINSAVADEDALKRYIEHPDHQAAAGQWRAFATWVIADYPF from the coding sequence ATGATCCGCCACCTGGTCCTGTTCAAGCTGAACGACGGCGTCGAGCGGGACGATCCGCGGGCCGTCGCGGGCGCGGAGGCCTTCCGGGAGCTCGGCGGGAAGATCCCCGAGCTGGAGTTCTGGGAGTGCGCCTGGAACATCACCGACCGGCCGATCGCCTACGACTTCGCCATCAACTCGGCGGTCGCCGACGAGGACGCGCTCAAGCGGTACATCGAGCACCCCGACCACCAGGCCGCGGCCGGCCAGTGGCGCGCGTTCGCCACTTGGGTGATCGCCGACTACCCCTTCTGA
- a CDS encoding RNA polymerase sigma factor SigF, with protein sequence MPASTAPQVPPQTVQTDDIQTETPDPTTPARTRGADTRALTQVLFGRLKGLEPGTSEHHRVRTALIEANLPLVRYAAARFRSRNEPMEDVVQVGTIGLINAIDRFDPERGVQFPTFAMPTVVGEIKRYFRDNVRTVHVPRRLHELWVQVTGATEDLTTAHGRSPTTAEIAERLKISEDEVLACIEAGRSYHATSLEAAQEGDGLPGLLDRLGYEDPALAGVEHRDLVRHLLVQLPEREQRILLLRYYNNLTQSQISAELGVSQMHVSRLLARSFARLRSANRIEA encoded by the coding sequence GTGCCGGCCAGTACAGCGCCTCAAGTCCCTCCCCAGACCGTCCAGACGGACGACATCCAGACCGAGACCCCCGACCCCACCACACCCGCCAGAACCCGGGGTGCGGACACCAGGGCCCTGACCCAGGTCCTGTTCGGCCGGCTCAAGGGCCTCGAGCCCGGCACCTCGGAGCACCACAGGGTGCGCACCGCGCTGATCGAGGCGAACCTGCCGCTCGTACGCTACGCGGCGGCCCGCTTCCGCAGCCGCAACGAGCCGATGGAGGACGTGGTCCAGGTCGGCACCATCGGGCTGATCAACGCCATCGACCGCTTCGACCCGGAACGCGGAGTCCAGTTCCCCACGTTCGCCATGCCCACCGTGGTGGGCGAGATCAAGCGCTACTTCCGGGACAACGTGCGGACCGTGCACGTGCCGCGACGGCTGCACGAGCTCTGGGTGCAGGTCACCGGCGCCACCGAGGACCTGACGACGGCTCACGGGCGCTCACCGACCACGGCCGAGATCGCCGAGCGCCTGAAGATCTCCGAGGACGAGGTCCTCGCCTGCATCGAGGCCGGCCGCTCGTACCACGCGACCTCGCTGGAGGCGGCCCAGGAGGGCGACGGGCTGCCCGGACTGCTGGACCGGCTCGGCTACGAGGACCCTGCGCTCGCCGGGGTCGAACACCGCGACCTGGTGCGGCACCTGCTCGTACAACTGCCCGAGCGTGAGCAGCGGATCCTGCTGCTGCGCTACTACAACAACCTGACGCAGTCACAGATCAGCGCCGAACTGGGCGTCTCCCAGATGCATGTGTCAAGGCTTCTGGCCAGAAGTTTCGCCCGACTGCGATCAGCAAACAGGATCGAGGCGTAA
- a CDS encoding RNA polymerase sigma factor SigF has product MSTEQGSSKVLTLTKSVPAPAVLTSSPEAIDTRTLSRSLFLRLAALGPASGPDGTDSPERAYVRDTLIELNLPLVRYAAARFRSRNEPMEDIVQVGTIGLIKAIDRFDCERGVEFPTFAMPTVVGEIKRFFRDTSWSVRVPRRLQELRLALTKTSDELAQKLDRSPTVPELAKALGVSEEDVVDGLAVGNAYTASSLDSPSPEDDGGEGSLADRLGYEDAALEGVEYRESLKPLLAKLAPRERQIIMLRFFANMTQSQIGEEVGISQMHVSRLLTRTLTQLREGLVAD; this is encoded by the coding sequence ATGTCCACAGAACAGGGCAGCTCGAAGGTGCTCACGCTCACGAAGAGCGTGCCGGCACCTGCCGTGCTCACCAGCTCGCCGGAAGCCATCGACACCCGCACCCTGTCCCGCTCCCTGTTCCTGCGGCTCGCCGCGCTGGGCCCCGCCTCGGGTCCCGACGGAACGGACAGCCCTGAGCGGGCCTATGTGCGGGACACACTCATCGAGCTCAACCTCCCGCTGGTGCGGTACGCGGCGGCACGGTTCAGGAGCCGTAACGAACCGATGGAGGACATCGTCCAGGTCGGGACGATCGGCCTGATCAAGGCGATCGACCGCTTCGACTGCGAACGGGGCGTGGAGTTCCCCACGTTCGCGATGCCGACCGTCGTGGGGGAGATCAAGCGCTTCTTCCGCGACACCTCGTGGTCGGTGCGGGTGCCGCGCCGGCTCCAGGAGCTGCGGCTCGCCCTCACCAAGACCAGCGACGAGCTCGCACAGAAGCTCGACCGTTCGCCGACGGTGCCGGAGCTGGCCAAGGCGCTCGGGGTCTCCGAGGAGGACGTGGTCGACGGCCTGGCCGTGGGCAACGCCTACACGGCCTCCTCCCTGGACTCACCGTCCCCCGAGGACGACGGCGGCGAGGGCTCGCTGGCGGACCGCCTGGGCTACGAGGACGCGGCACTGGAGGGCGTGGAGTACCGCGAGTCCCTGAAGCCGCTGCTGGCCAAGCTCGCCCCGCGCGAGCGGCAGATCATCATGCTGCGCTTCTTCGCCAACATGACGCAGTCGCAGATCGGCGAGGAGGTCGGCATCTCGCAGATGCACGTCTCCCGGCTGCTGACCCGGACGCTCACCCAGCTCAGGGAAGGGCTCGTCGCCGACTGA
- a CDS encoding MarR family winged helix-turn-helix transcriptional regulator — protein sequence MAARSQYEELARQLSAVGAVKRGLVRILPAECPGGTAGVLTLLAKYGEMRITRLAELLAVNMSVTSRHVTHAVESGWVERFPDPADKRSRILRLTPAGDELLDELTRRTTEMFAHNLNDWSDDDVGQLNTLLSRLRDSFSCRGSGGCPPGRHSGDCRAGHSDESHTRTPM from the coding sequence GTGGCAGCACGGAGCCAGTACGAAGAACTGGCCCGGCAGCTCAGCGCCGTCGGAGCCGTCAAACGGGGGCTCGTCCGCATCCTGCCCGCCGAGTGCCCCGGTGGCACTGCCGGCGTGCTGACGCTGCTGGCCAAGTACGGCGAGATGCGGATCACCCGGCTTGCCGAGCTCCTGGCCGTGAACATGTCGGTGACCAGCCGCCATGTGACTCACGCGGTGGAGAGCGGCTGGGTCGAACGGTTCCCCGATCCGGCGGACAAGCGGTCCCGCATCCTGCGGCTGACCCCCGCGGGTGACGAACTGCTCGACGAGCTGACCCGGCGGACCACAGAGATGTTCGCCCACAACCTCAACGACTGGTCCGACGACGATGTCGGACAGCTCAACACGTTGTTGTCCCGGCTGCGCGACAGCTTCTCCTGCCGCGGCTCCGGTGGATGTCCCCCCGGGAGGCACAGCGGCGACTGCCGCGCCGGACACTCCGACGAGTCACACACCCGTACACCCATGTAA
- a CDS encoding YceI family protein: MGLRAQVRTRDGWAVQHAVVTVTDMTGTQVLRAAADENGAVRTDDLLQAGAYTVIVTAVGYAPAASTALVTASGRVEAGTVVLARQGGVELPPPGTWSLDPVHSSVAAVAQHLGISSVHGRFTEFGGRIEIAEDVQHSRVEAFISTTSIDTGNAMRDKHLRSADFLDVDVFPEITYRSRALTPAGPDRWTVHGVLTMHGIARDIDLDLSYLGTGPDPWGGVRAAFHATAELRRDDFAMNYNQVLQAGISAIGTTLRVELDIQAVQGDSVPG, encoded by the coding sequence ATGGGACTTCGCGCACAGGTACGCACGCGGGACGGCTGGGCGGTCCAGCACGCGGTCGTGACGGTGACCGACATGACGGGCACCCAGGTGCTCCGGGCCGCCGCCGACGAGAACGGGGCCGTCCGCACCGACGACCTCCTCCAGGCCGGCGCGTACACGGTGATCGTCACCGCGGTGGGCTACGCCCCCGCCGCGTCCACCGCGCTCGTCACGGCCAGCGGCCGGGTCGAGGCCGGGACCGTCGTCCTGGCCCGGCAGGGCGGCGTGGAACTGCCGCCTCCGGGCACCTGGTCACTGGACCCGGTGCACTCCTCGGTGGCCGCGGTCGCCCAGCACCTGGGGATCTCCAGCGTGCACGGCCGGTTCACCGAGTTCGGCGGCCGCATCGAGATCGCCGAGGACGTCCAGCACTCCCGGGTGGAGGCGTTCATCTCAACCACCAGCATCGACACGGGCAACGCCATGCGGGACAAGCACCTGCGTTCGGCGGACTTCCTGGACGTGGACGTCTTCCCGGAGATCACCTACCGGTCCCGCGCGCTGACCCCCGCGGGCCCCGACCGCTGGACGGTGCACGGCGTGCTGACCATGCACGGCATCGCACGGGACATCGACCTCGACCTCAGCTACCTGGGCACCGGCCCCGACCCGTGGGGCGGCGTACGCGCGGCCTTCCACGCCACGGCCGAGCTGCGCCGCGACGACTTCGCCATGAACTACAACCAGGTCCTGCAGGCGGGCATCTCCGCGATCGGCACGACCCTGCGGGTGGAGCTCGACATCCAGGCGGTCCAGGGCGATTCCGTCCCCGGATAA
- a CDS encoding PPOX class F420-dependent oxidoreductase yields the protein MAPNIATNTAVELGELLDFVRPRHRAILLTTRADGRPQGSPLTCGVDDAGRIVVSTYPERAKTRNAKRDERVSVIVLSDDWNGPWVQVDGSAEVIDSPDSVEPLVEYFRNISGEHPDWDEYRAAMLKQGKSIIRITPERWSPVATGGFPAHLAGGS from the coding sequence ATGGCACCCAACATCGCGACCAACACAGCCGTGGAACTCGGGGAACTCCTGGACTTCGTGCGGCCCCGGCACCGGGCGATCCTGCTGACCACCCGGGCCGACGGCCGCCCCCAGGGCTCCCCGCTCACCTGCGGCGTCGACGACGCCGGACGCATCGTCGTCTCGACCTACCCCGAACGGGCCAAGACCCGCAACGCGAAGCGGGACGAACGGGTCAGTGTGATCGTCCTGTCGGACGACTGGAACGGCCCGTGGGTCCAGGTCGACGGCTCGGCCGAGGTGATCGACTCACCGGATTCGGTCGAGCCGCTCGTCGAGTACTTCCGCAACATCTCCGGGGAGCACCCCGACTGGGACGAGTACCGGGCGGCCATGCTCAAGCAGGGCAAGTCCATCATCCGGATCACTCCTGAGCGCTGGAGCCCGGTCGCCACCGGCGGCTTCCCCGCTCACCTGGCCGGCGGCAGCTGA